The following nucleotide sequence is from Arvicola amphibius chromosome 1, mArvAmp1.2, whole genome shotgun sequence.
AACAAAgaagatatttaattatttaaatagcaGAGAAGATATTTAATTATCACAGAAAACCAAACCTCACTTTCAAgtgaatattttcataaatattcagaaatatGTCTTCTTTCTAGAATATACCTAATAAGCTTTTATTtggagtgtgtgcatgtctattatgtatgtttgtgatgaaacagacatggaaagagaagaaagtgagagAGTTGGACAGAAAACTGGACTCTGAAATAAATCATTCACTCTTAGAAAAGATGTGTAAACCTGTTAAATGTACATGAATGGATCTCCTCAGTAAAAGTCGATATCTAAAAACCACCATGTGAAATTCACTCAGTCTCTGTGTGAATCtaactgaaaacaaaagaaatgtccCCAGCATGTGCTAATGGTCTAACTGAGAAGCCCTATGCCCGCAGTCCCTAAGGCAGCATGCCCCATTTCAATAGCTCCATCTTCAGGCCCTCAATACTGACTCTGATTGGGATTCCTGGCTTGGAGTCGGTGCAGTTCTGGATTGGGATTCCTTTCTGTGGCATGTACATCATCGCTCTTTTGGGGAATTTTCTGCTCCTAGTTGTCATCAAAGTTGAGCGAAGCCTCCATGAACCCATGTACCTCTTCCTAGCAATGCTTGGAGCAACAGACATTGCTCTCAGTACTTGCATCTTACCCAAAATGCTGGTTTCACCTTCCAAACATATACTTTGATGCCTGCCTCTTGCAGATGTGGCTGATTCACACACTCCAGTGTATTGAGTCAGGCATTTTATTTGCTATGGCAATGGACCGATATGTGGCAATCTGTGATCAGCTAAGACATGCATCGATTTTAACCCAGCAACTCCTCACTCGGATAGGAGTAGGGGTCACACTCAGAGCTGCCCCCCTTGTAGCTCCATGTCTCATTCTCATCAAATGCAGGTTGAATTTTTACTGGACCACAGTTGTATCCCATTCATACTGTGAGCACATGGCTATTGTCAAGCTGGCAGTAGAAGATGTTTGTGTCAAAGATCTATGGTCTTTTGGTGGCTTTCAGTGTACTTGGACTGGACGTAATTTTTATTACTCTCTCCTACATTAGAATATTTATAACTGTCTTCAAGCTGCCTCAAAAGGAAGCAAGATGCAAAGCCTTTAACACATGCATTGCCCACATTTGTGTCTTCTTGGAGTTTTATCTCCTggccttcttctccttctttacaTATAGGTTTGGCTTCCACATTCCATCCTATATTCACATTCTCCTGTCTAACCTTTACCTACTTGTCCCACCTTTGCTCAATCCTATTGTTTATGGGGTGAAGACCAAACAGATTCGAGAGCAAGTGTCCAGAATTTTCTGTTGTAATTCTGTTGTAATTATCCTTCttgatttttagtttatttaattttgtttcaaatagCAAATATCACTCAAAACCCTTAGATTTTGCTTGtaacccctcctctctctctttctctctctctctctctttctctctctctctctcgctctctctctctctctctctctctctctctctctctctctctctctctctctctctctctctctctctctctctctctctctctctctctctctctctctctctctctctgtgtgtgtgtgtgtgtgtgagtgtgtgcatgtgaaagccagaggtcaagaTACAGTCCACCTTGTtacattgttttttgttgttgttgttgcgttgtattttgtttgtttgagagtgGCCTCTGATGGTCTGAGGTTC
It contains:
- the LOC119819956 gene encoding LOW QUALITY PROTEIN: olfactory receptor 52A5-like (The sequence of the model RefSeq protein was modified relative to this genomic sequence to represent the inferred CDS: inserted 4 bases in 2 codons) — translated: MPHFNSSIFRPSILTLIGIPGLESVQFWIGIPFCGMYIIALLGNFLLLVVIKVERSLHEPMYLFLAMLGATDIALSTCILPKMXWFHLPNIYFDACLLQMWLIHTLQCIESGILFAMAMDRYVAICDQLRHASILTQQLLTRIGVGVTLRAAPLVAPCLILIKCRLNFYWTTVVSHSYCEHMAIVKLAVEDVXVSKIYGLLVAFSVLGLDVIFITLSYIRIFITVFKLPQKEARCKAFNTCIAHICVFLEFYLLAFFSFFTYRFGFHIPSYIHILLSNLYLLVPPLLNPIVYGVKTKQIREQVSRIFCCNSVVIILLDF